One window of the Myxococcota bacterium genome contains the following:
- a CDS encoding nucleoside transporter C-terminal domain-containing protein, producing the protein MTDLSLRAVSLFGFACFVGVAWALSSHRREVAWRTVVWAIGLQWVLGLILLKTPVGAGFFAVMNAIVAALTAYTEAGARFVFGPLYDTGFSFALHVLPIIVFMGSGFAVLYHVGVLQRVVRVLAAGLSRTLRLSGAESLAAVANLFVGMTESALIVRPYLEGMTRSELFTLMSLGMATVAGSVMLAYVGMLGGGEYAGHLATASLISAPAGVLVAKLMVPETEVPKTWASDGGLPPSDSVNVVDAAAQGAIAGLRLAGYVGALVLAFVALIALANAGIGGVGAWFGQPDWTLEGLLGWALAPVAWLLGVPWSDAARVGSLLGVKTILNEFLAYQSLAGEIQAGSLSPRAAVIASYALCGFANFGSLAILLGGLGGLAPSRRGEVAALGLRSIVAGTLASLLTACVAGVLL; encoded by the coding sequence GTGACGGATCTCTCGCTGCGCGCGGTTTCTCTGTTCGGTTTCGCCTGCTTCGTCGGCGTGGCCTGGGCGCTCTCGTCCCACCGACGCGAAGTGGCCTGGCGCACGGTGGTATGGGCGATCGGGTTGCAGTGGGTGCTGGGGCTGATCCTCTTGAAGACGCCCGTCGGCGCCGGCTTCTTCGCCGTGATGAATGCGATTGTGGCAGCGCTGACGGCCTACACCGAAGCCGGTGCACGCTTCGTCTTCGGTCCGCTCTACGACACGGGCTTCTCCTTTGCGCTTCACGTGCTCCCGATCATCGTCTTCATGGGCAGCGGCTTCGCCGTGCTCTATCACGTCGGCGTGCTGCAGCGAGTGGTGCGGGTGTTGGCCGCCGGGCTGTCGCGCACCCTGCGCCTGTCGGGGGCGGAGAGCCTCGCGGCGGTCGCCAACCTCTTCGTGGGGATGACCGAGTCGGCGTTGATCGTGCGCCCCTACCTCGAAGGCATGACCCGCTCCGAGCTCTTCACGCTGATGAGCCTGGGCATGGCCACCGTCGCGGGCTCGGTGATGCTGGCCTACGTCGGCATGCTCGGCGGCGGCGAGTACGCCGGGCATCTCGCCACCGCGAGTCTGATCTCCGCACCGGCGGGCGTGCTCGTCGCGAAGCTGATGGTGCCCGAGACCGAGGTCCCGAAGACCTGGGCTTCCGACGGTGGGCTCCCGCCGAGCGACTCGGTGAACGTCGTCGATGCGGCGGCCCAGGGCGCGATCGCGGGGCTGCGGCTGGCCGGCTACGTCGGCGCTCTGGTCCTCGCCTTCGTGGCGTTGATCGCGCTGGCGAACGCGGGGATCGGCGGCGTCGGCGCCTGGTTCGGGCAGCCCGACTGGACGCTGGAGGGCCTCCTGGGTTGGGCCCTGGCGCCGGTCGCGTGGTTGCTCGGCGTGCCCTGGAGCGACGCCGCTCGGGTGGGTTCGCTCCTCGGAGTGAAGACGATCCTGAACGAGTTCCTGGCCTACCAGTCTCTGGCCGGTGAGATCCAGGCGGGCTCCCTGTCGCCGCGGGCCGCCGTGATCGCCTCCTACGCCCTCTGCGGCTTCGCGAACTTCGGATCCCTCGCCATCCTTCTAGGCGGGCTCGGCGGCCTGGCGCCGTCCCGGCGCGGCGAGGTGGCCGCGCTCGGGCTCCGAAGCATCGTGGCGGGCACCCTGGCCAGCCTCCTCACGGCCTGCGTGGCGGGTGTGCTGCTCTAG
- the thiE gene encoding thiamine phosphate synthase, with protein MSAAAPHARDFSGLHVLADDDPRWPGSPTEQARAAVAGGARVVQLRAKHATDAQQLAWAREIRDLTRAHAVTFVVNDRFDLALLAEADAVHLGQGDLPPDRVPEPARAGLAIGRSTHTREQLLSTVSEPVDYVAFGPLFGTTSKEHAFDARGLDALAWAVEAVAPRPLVAIGGIDAARAPDVRAAGAAGFAVISAVAGAPDPSAATRALVSAWESPA; from the coding sequence GTGAGCGCCGCGGCGCCCCACGCCCGGGACTTCTCCGGCTTGCACGTCCTGGCCGACGACGATCCGCGTTGGCCCGGGTCGCCGACCGAGCAGGCGCGCGCGGCCGTCGCCGGGGGTGCCCGGGTCGTTCAGCTTCGTGCGAAGCACGCGACCGACGCCCAGCAGCTTGCCTGGGCGCGCGAGATCCGCGACCTCACCCGCGCGCACGCGGTGACCTTCGTCGTGAACGACCGCTTCGACCTCGCGCTCCTCGCCGAGGCCGACGCCGTGCATCTGGGCCAAGGGGATCTGCCCCCGGACCGGGTTCCCGAACCAGCGCGCGCGGGGCTCGCGATCGGCCGCTCTACCCACACCCGGGAGCAGCTGCTTTCGACCGTCTCCGAGCCCGTCGACTACGTCGCGTTCGGTCCGCTGTTCGGAACGACGTCGAAGGAGCATGCCTTCGACGCGCGCGGCCTGGATGCCCTGGCCTGGGCGGTGGAGGCCGTCGCGCCGCGCCCGCTGGTCGCGATCGGCGGCATCGACGCAGCACGGGCTCCCGACGTGCGAGCGGCCGGCGCCGCGGGCTTTGCGGTGATCTCAGCGGTCGCTGGCGCCCCCGACCCGAGCGCCGCAACCCGAGCCCTGGTCTCGGCCTGGGAGTCTCCTGCGTGA